From Haloglomus litoreum, the proteins below share one genomic window:
- a CDS encoding DUF5518 domain-containing protein: MARSPLRARSLPTVWQAALIGTLASLPVAVIVNRTPGSAATLGGSIMLVGALVAGAVAAGRGAAPAAAGSRAGLVGAVVEVVAFAATQAAAALAGGTAAWPLSRLAFFGLAAAVVLCLAPVFGSACGRVGGWVANRVRSRSGAGASAP; the protein is encoded by the coding sequence ATGGCCCGCTCGCCGCTCCGCGCCCGGTCCCTCCCGACAGTGTGGCAGGCCGCGTTGATCGGGACGCTCGCGTCGCTCCCCGTCGCCGTCATCGTGAACCGGACGCCCGGTTCGGCGGCGACGCTCGGCGGGAGCATCATGCTCGTCGGCGCGTTGGTCGCGGGCGCCGTCGCCGCGGGTCGCGGGGCGGCGCCGGCGGCTGCCGGCTCCCGAGCGGGGCTCGTCGGTGCAGTCGTCGAGGTGGTGGCGTTCGCCGCGACGCAGGCCGCTGCTGCCCTCGCAGGCGGAACGGCGGCGTGGCCGCTGTCCCGGCTCGCCTTCTTCGGACTCGCCGCGGCCGTGGTTCTGTGTCTCGCCCCCGTCTTCGGGTCCGCCTGCGGCCGTGTCGGCGGCTGGGTCGCGAACCGGGTCCGCTCGCGGTCGGGCGCCGGCGCGAGCGCCCCGTGA
- a CDS encoding RAD55 family ATPase, producing the protein MSEATPPADRERLPTGVAGLDDALGGGLPVGDLVALVAPPTSGAERLLYALGTANPTRYLSTLRPPAEVHGAMAAVDLPDGRVDVRAVDADALLDAPADHLSGLDAGSAVVVDPATELERAGEDRYRSFLDDLKRHCRTTESVAVCHCPRTTPRTLRRDLTLARADTTLVLHREVDPDGTRSYLDVGKFRHGRPPTEPVPLDLGGRPTVADGGGA; encoded by the coding sequence ATGTCCGAAGCGACACCGCCCGCCGACCGCGAGCGGCTCCCGACCGGCGTGGCCGGTCTCGACGACGCGCTCGGCGGCGGCCTCCCGGTCGGCGACCTCGTCGCGCTGGTCGCACCGCCCACGTCCGGTGCCGAACGCCTGCTGTACGCGCTCGGCACGGCGAACCCGACGCGCTACCTCTCGACGCTCCGGCCGCCCGCGGAGGTCCACGGCGCGATGGCCGCCGTCGACCTGCCGGACGGCCGCGTGGACGTGCGCGCCGTCGACGCCGACGCCCTGCTCGACGCGCCGGCCGACCACCTCTCCGGCCTCGACGCGGGGTCGGCGGTGGTGGTCGATCCCGCGACGGAGCTGGAGCGGGCCGGCGAGGACCGCTATCGGTCGTTCCTCGACGACCTGAAGCGTCACTGCCGGACGACAGAGAGCGTCGCCGTCTGCCACTGCCCCCGGACCACGCCCCGCACCCTCCGGCGCGACCTGACGCTGGCCCGGGCGGACACGACGCTGGTGCTCCACCGGGAGGTCGACCCCGACGGGACGCGGAGCTACCTCGACGTGGGGAAGTTCCGCCACGGCCGGCCGCCGACCGAGCCGGTCCCGCTCGACCTCGGCGGCCGACCGACCGTCGCTGACGGGGGCGGGGCCTGA
- a CDS encoding helix-turn-helix domain-containing protein, whose translation MRYLIVRLTGDDVLLHPLVPTLTDGSLFREALMLDWTVSLAPPRSTVLLYLDGDLDAFGAVLADREIVLDHDVTDVGGGRGYAYVHSEPHPTEWELFETFSRPGLVVVSPLRYAADGSVSIRLVGSLERLQAAVDAIPEAVETEIERVGEYDLGRAAVPGRLSDRQREALAVAFEAGYYEVPREATRDEVAAALDCAPSTASEHLRKAERKVVRAQLGRGR comes from the coding sequence ATGCGGTACCTGATAGTCCGGCTCACCGGCGACGACGTGCTGCTGCATCCGCTGGTGCCGACGCTCACCGACGGGTCGCTGTTCCGCGAGGCGTTGATGCTGGACTGGACGGTGTCGCTCGCGCCCCCGCGGTCGACGGTCCTGCTCTACCTCGACGGCGACCTCGACGCGTTCGGGGCGGTGCTGGCCGACCGGGAGATCGTGCTCGACCACGACGTGACCGACGTGGGAGGTGGCCGGGGGTACGCCTACGTCCACTCCGAGCCACACCCGACGGAGTGGGAACTGTTCGAGACGTTCTCGCGGCCGGGACTGGTCGTCGTCTCGCCGCTCCGGTACGCCGCCGACGGCTCCGTCTCGATCCGGCTCGTCGGGTCGCTGGAGCGGCTGCAGGCGGCCGTCGATGCCATCCCCGAGGCCGTCGAGACGGAGATCGAGCGGGTCGGCGAGTACGACCTCGGTCGGGCCGCGGTTCCGGGTCGGCTGTCGGACCGCCAGCGCGAGGCCCTGGCGGTGGCGTTCGAGGCCGGCTACTACGAGGTCCCCCGCGAGGCGACCCGCGACGAGGTGGCCGCGGCGCTGGACTGTGCGCCGAGCACGGCCTCCGAGCACCTCCGGAAGGCCGAACGGAAGGTGGTCCGGGCCCAGCTCGGTCGCGGACGGTAG
- a CDS encoding anthranilate phosphoribosyltransferase, whose translation MAKATEPGTEFGEWPLKRLMTEVVGSGHKSADDMTREQARDAFTRILAGEPDPTTLGAFWLANRWKRNTPEELGAYVDVMAEESVVQHAPECDPVDCGANYDGKGRTALLGVAAGVVAAAAGTPVVAHSGDRVPTQKQDSYKQVLDELGVRTDLDPAASAAMTDEVGFGYYFQPNFNPGVVDLFDRRDEMGVRTFVNTIETLANPADAGVHLGSFYHLPYAVRIIETFQQAETADMDRVVMFQGLEGYDDIRPGSTKVAVWNAGDDDVEDFDIETPAYGMDFESEDLQVDDIAEDSAAITEAVLHGDRTDRFADAVALNAALRIYARGDADDIDTGLETARETLDSGAAAATLEELQDF comes from the coding sequence ATGGCGAAAGCGACCGAGCCCGGTACCGAGTTCGGGGAGTGGCCCCTCAAGCGACTGATGACGGAGGTCGTCGGCTCCGGACACAAGTCCGCCGACGACATGACCCGCGAGCAGGCCCGGGACGCGTTCACCCGCATCCTCGCGGGCGAGCCCGACCCCACGACGCTGGGGGCGTTCTGGCTGGCCAACCGCTGGAAGCGCAACACGCCCGAGGAGCTGGGCGCTTACGTCGACGTGATGGCCGAGGAGTCAGTCGTCCAGCACGCGCCGGAGTGCGACCCGGTCGACTGCGGCGCGAACTACGACGGCAAGGGGCGGACCGCGCTGCTCGGCGTCGCGGCCGGCGTGGTCGCCGCGGCCGCCGGCACGCCCGTCGTCGCCCACTCGGGCGACCGCGTCCCGACCCAGAAGCAGGACTCCTACAAGCAGGTCCTCGACGAACTCGGCGTCCGGACGGACCTCGACCCTGCGGCGTCGGCGGCGATGACCGACGAGGTCGGGTTCGGCTACTACTTCCAGCCCAACTTCAACCCCGGCGTGGTCGACCTGTTCGACCGCCGCGACGAGATGGGCGTCCGCACGTTCGTCAACACCATCGAGACGCTCGCGAACCCCGCGGACGCCGGCGTCCACCTGGGCTCGTTCTACCACCTTCCCTACGCGGTCCGCATCATCGAGACGTTCCAGCAGGCCGAGACGGCCGACATGGACCGCGTCGTGATGTTCCAGGGGCTGGAGGGCTACGACGACATCCGGCCGGGGAGCACGAAGGTCGCCGTGTGGAATGCAGGCGACGACGACGTCGAGGACTTCGACATCGAGACGCCGGCCTACGGGATGGACTTCGAGAGCGAGGACCTGCAGGTCGACGACATCGCCGAGGACTCGGCCGCCATCACGGAGGCCGTCCTGCACGGCGACCGGACCGACCGCTTCGCCGACGCGGTCGCGCTCAACGCCGCACTCCGTATCTACGCCCGCGGGGACGCCGACGACATCGACACCGGCCTCGAGACCGCCCGCGAGACGCTCGATTCGGGCGCGGCGGCCGCGACCCTGGAGGAACTGCAGGACTTCTGA
- the coxB gene encoding cytochrome c oxidase subunit II, producing the protein MERPRAPTLLVALAGATVGLAALATPAAAQSVNRAAIDDLNTQLLYVALPLTLFVELTLVYAIYRFHDNDDPKPTVDDPALETTWTAATAVILVFVGVSAYFVMANPYITPAAAGSADVATPDQADDLTVEVVAYQWGWQFTYPEANVTTRNRLAIPVDRDVRFELSSRDVVHSLFVPKLGVKQDVFPTGEAVARTRATRTGEYNLYCTELCGSGHARMDGTVRVMNESAYGDWLDARR; encoded by the coding sequence ATGGAGCGTCCGCGCGCCCCTACCCTCCTCGTCGCGCTCGCCGGCGCCACGGTCGGCCTCGCCGCACTCGCGACGCCCGCGGCCGCGCAGTCGGTCAACCGTGCAGCCATCGACGACCTCAACACGCAGCTGCTGTACGTGGCGCTGCCGCTCACGCTGTTCGTCGAGCTGACACTCGTCTACGCCATCTACCGCTTCCACGACAACGACGACCCGAAACCGACCGTCGACGACCCCGCGCTGGAGACGACGTGGACGGCCGCGACGGCCGTCATCCTCGTCTTCGTCGGCGTCTCGGCGTACTTCGTGATGGCCAACCCCTACATCACGCCCGCGGCCGCCGGGAGCGCCGACGTCGCGACGCCGGACCAGGCCGACGACCTCACCGTCGAGGTGGTGGCCTACCAGTGGGGCTGGCAGTTCACCTACCCGGAGGCCAACGTGACCACGCGGAACCGACTCGCCATCCCGGTCGACCGGGACGTACGGTTCGAACTCTCCTCACGTGACGTGGTCCACTCCCTGTTCGTCCCGAAGCTCGGGGTGAAGCAGGACGTCTTCCCCACCGGCGAGGCCGTGGCCCGGACACGGGCGACGAGGACGGGCGAGTACAACCTCTACTGCACGGAGCTCTGTGGCTCGGGCCACGCCCGCATGGACGGGACCGTGCGCGTGATGAACGAGAGCGCGTACGGGGACTGGCTGGACGCACGGCGGTAG
- a CDS encoding SDR family NAD(P)-dependent oxidoreductase, with protein MTAGTGIRLAPLEPGMELPDLSGRTVLVTGATSGVGQDGAIRLGARGARVLVHGRDAERGRATVDAVEDAGGTASFHPADFTDLEAVRTLADAVRAETDELDVLCNNAGLYTSYRGRTEQGFGTIFGVNHVAPYVLTHELADHLAADARVVNTASVAHRFAQLDLDMVERKRGLTGPAVERYCESKLCNVLFTRELARRLGPATANCFHPGNIPESNFTRDLPFPLSLGADALSALPAIPGVTDSVEDGGRALAYLAAASEVEGVTGEYFDKRELTDPARTAKNDALARLLWDLTADLANVDPELPAGPATRDADAEGRASRGVRIDVTDAADGSRETDTGAESTAVADAGSAAADDGPVEVEVTEAGDDAPGTAPDDDASGTADRALTDLDGVGPTTAEALRAAGFESVADVRAASVADLTAADGVGPAKAQRIRADTDEE; from the coding sequence ATGACCGCGGGAACTGGCATTAGGCTCGCGCCCCTCGAACCGGGCATGGAGCTACCGGACCTCTCCGGACGCACGGTCCTCGTGACGGGCGCGACCAGCGGCGTGGGCCAGGACGGGGCCATCCGCCTCGGGGCGCGTGGGGCACGCGTCCTCGTCCACGGGCGCGACGCGGAGCGCGGGCGGGCGACCGTCGACGCCGTCGAGGACGCCGGCGGCACCGCGTCGTTCCACCCGGCGGACTTCACGGATCTCGAGGCCGTGCGGACCCTCGCGGACGCGGTGCGCGCCGAGACCGACGAGCTGGACGTCCTCTGCAACAACGCCGGGCTCTACACCAGCTACCGGGGTCGCACCGAGCAGGGGTTCGGCACCATCTTCGGCGTCAACCACGTCGCGCCGTACGTCCTCACACACGAGCTGGCCGACCACCTGGCCGCGGACGCGCGCGTGGTGAACACGGCGTCGGTCGCGCATCGCTTCGCCCAGCTCGACCTCGACATGGTCGAGCGCAAGCGGGGGCTGACGGGGCCGGCGGTCGAGCGCTACTGCGAGTCGAAGCTCTGCAACGTCCTGTTCACGCGCGAACTCGCCCGTCGACTCGGCCCCGCGACCGCCAACTGCTTCCACCCCGGCAACATCCCCGAGAGCAACTTCACCCGGGACCTGCCGTTCCCGCTGTCGCTGGGGGCCGACGCCCTCTCGGCCCTGCCCGCCATCCCGGGCGTGACCGACAGCGTCGAGGATGGGGGTCGCGCGCTGGCCTACCTCGCGGCGGCCTCCGAGGTCGAGGGCGTCACCGGCGAGTACTTCGACAAGCGGGAGCTGACCGACCCGGCGCGGACCGCCAAGAACGATGCCCTGGCGCGCCTGCTCTGGGACCTCACCGCGGACCTGGCGAACGTCGACCCGGAACTCCCGGCGGGCCCGGCGACCCGCGACGCCGACGCCGAGGGCCGGGCCTCCCGGGGTGTCCGCATCGACGTGACCGACGCCGCCGACGGGTCCCGGGAGACGGACACCGGGGCCGAGTCGACCGCGGTCGCGGACGCCGGCTCCGCGGCGGCCGACGACGGCCCCGTCGAGGTCGAGGTCACGGAGGCCGGGGACGACGCTCCGGGGACGGCTCCCGACGACGACGCTTCGGGGACGGCCGACCGGGCGCTGACGGACCTCGATGGCGTGGGCCCGACGACGGCCGAGGCGCTCCGGGCCGCCGGCTTCGAGTCCGTGGCCGACGTGCGTGCGGCCTCGGTCGCCGACCTGACGGCGGCCGACGGCGTGGGGCCGGCGAAGGCCCAACGCATCAGGGCGGACACCGACGAGGAGTGA
- a CDS encoding RAD55 family ATPase: protein MSDERLSTGIGGLDRATDGGVPPGSLVAVTGDADSPAERIAYAFADAHPARYYSTLRSGSAVDETMSASSTGVDEFDFRDGEESPTRMQDVRRGDLLSGPDDRFTSLSAGETVVVDPVNTLERADRDDYRTFLDGLVSGLRSAGGIGVLNAHTVPNTPDGRDLTLALADVVLDLRMLVEDRVSWKLVVRKFRRGAIPPKPLALAFDDGVRVDETRELR, encoded by the coding sequence GTGAGTGACGAACGTCTGTCGACTGGAATCGGGGGGCTCGACCGGGCGACCGACGGCGGGGTACCGCCGGGCAGCCTCGTGGCCGTGACCGGGGATGCCGACTCACCGGCCGAGCGCATCGCCTACGCCTTCGCCGACGCGCACCCGGCGCGCTACTACTCGACGCTCCGCTCGGGCAGTGCCGTCGACGAGACGATGTCGGCGTCCTCGACCGGCGTCGACGAGTTCGACTTCCGCGACGGGGAGGAGAGCCCGACCCGGATGCAGGACGTCCGTCGGGGCGACCTGCTCTCCGGCCCGGACGACCGGTTCACGAGCCTCTCGGCCGGCGAGACGGTCGTCGTCGACCCGGTGAACACGCTGGAGCGTGCCGACCGCGACGACTACCGCACCTTCCTCGATGGCCTCGTGAGCGGCCTCCGGTCGGCGGGCGGCATCGGTGTCCTCAACGCCCACACTGTCCCGAACACGCCGGACGGCCGCGACCTGACGCTCGCGCTGGCCGACGTGGTGCTCGACCTGCGGATGCTCGTCGAGGACCGGGTCTCGTGGAAGCTCGTGGTGAGGAAGTTCCGCCGCGGCGCCATTCCGCCGAAACCGCTCGCGCTCGCCTTCGACGACGGCGTCCGCGTCGACGAGACGCGCGAACTCCGGTAG
- a CDS encoding peptidylprolyl isomerase gives MADNHDVTNPDNPQVTLHTTHGDITIELFADRAPKTVENFLGLARHDPAADAEPARDTNTWADPESDETRGDSLYAGAVFHRIIGGFMIQGGDPTGTGRGGPGYQFDDEFHDDLTHSGPGILSMANSGPNTNGSQFFITLDAQPHLDGKHAVFGHVVEGMDAVEELGAVPTDRNDQPQVEAKIEDVTVHE, from the coding sequence ATGGCTGACAACCACGACGTCACGAACCCGGACAACCCGCAGGTGACCCTCCACACGACCCACGGCGACATCACGATCGAGCTGTTCGCCGACCGCGCGCCGAAGACGGTCGAGAACTTCCTCGGCCTCGCACGACACGACCCGGCCGCCGACGCCGAGCCCGCGCGGGACACGAACACGTGGGCGGACCCGGAGAGCGACGAGACGCGAGGCGACTCCCTGTACGCCGGCGCCGTCTTCCACCGTATCATCGGCGGCTTCATGATCCAGGGCGGGGACCCGACCGGGACCGGCCGCGGCGGCCCGGGTTACCAGTTCGACGACGAGTTCCACGACGACCTCACCCATTCGGGCCCGGGCATCCTGAGCATGGCCAACTCCGGGCCGAACACGAACGGCTCGCAGTTCTTCATCACGCTCGACGCCCAGCCCCACCTCGACGGCAAGCACGCCGTCTTCGGGCACGTCGTCGAGGGGATGGACGCCGTCGAGGAGCTGGGTGCGGTCCCGACCGACCGGAACGACCAGCCCCAGGTCGAGGCGAAGATCGAGGACGTGACGGTCCACGAGTAA
- a CDS encoding NAD-dependent epimerase/dehydratase family protein, whose amino-acid sequence MQVFIAGATGVLGRRLVAECVERGHEVVGLTRDDRGDELVRERGGEPRCGDVFDRESVVEAAAGADVLVHAATAIPTDTRPSDEDWALNDRVRREGAENLVAAAGAVDAGRVLQQSVVWVARQPDGSQFDETDEPHPNRVTRSALDAERIVEQGAEDHGFDPVVLRGGWFYAPDTAHTRQFGEGLLSGRLPIVGGGILGRQDATLSFVHVDDAARAFAAAAEGEATGTFHVVDDDPTTLATFLRALADRLDAPEPRRVPSWLARFLVGKASVRLLTNSMPTTNERLREAFDWEPAYPTHREGLDQVVERWRETGTIRATGEGYEWTAPSP is encoded by the coding sequence ATGCAGGTGTTCATCGCCGGGGCGACTGGCGTACTGGGACGTCGACTCGTCGCCGAGTGCGTCGAGCGTGGCCACGAGGTCGTCGGACTGACCCGCGACGACCGTGGCGACGAACTCGTTCGGGAGCGGGGTGGCGAACCGCGCTGCGGCGACGTGTTCGACCGCGAGAGCGTGGTCGAGGCCGCCGCGGGCGCGGACGTGCTGGTCCACGCGGCGACCGCCATCCCGACCGACACCCGCCCGAGCGACGAGGACTGGGCCCTGAACGACCGGGTCCGGCGCGAGGGGGCCGAGAACCTCGTGGCCGCTGCCGGAGCCGTCGACGCCGGCCGCGTCCTCCAGCAGAGCGTGGTCTGGGTGGCCCGCCAGCCCGATGGAAGCCAGTTCGACGAGACCGACGAGCCACACCCGAACCGCGTCACGCGGTCGGCGCTCGACGCCGAGCGCATCGTCGAGCAGGGGGCCGAGGACCACGGGTTCGACCCGGTCGTTCTCCGGGGCGGCTGGTTCTACGCGCCCGACACGGCCCACACCCGGCAGTTCGGGGAGGGCCTGCTCTCCGGACGGCTGCCCATCGTCGGCGGTGGCATCCTCGGGCGGCAGGACGCCACGCTCTCGTTCGTCCACGTCGACGACGCTGCGCGGGCGTTCGCGGCCGCCGCCGAGGGCGAGGCCACGGGCACCTTCCACGTCGTCGACGACGACCCGACCACGCTGGCGACGTTCCTCCGGGCGCTCGCCGACCGGCTGGACGCCCCCGAGCCCCGACGGGTGCCGAGCTGGCTCGCGCGGTTCCTCGTCGGGAAGGCCTCGGTTCGGCTCCTCACGAACTCGATGCCGACCACGAACGAGCGGCTGCGCGAGGCGTTCGACTGGGAACCCGCGTACCCGACCCACCGCGAGGGGCTGGACCAGGTGGTCGAGCGGTGGCGCGAGACCGGGACCATCCGGGCGACCGGGGAGGGATACGAGTGGACCGCACCCTCGCCCTGA
- a CDS encoding DUF6789 family protein, which produces MNRAFVEVGALAVLGLAVLTLWVRSRRGTIESDGGYPTREGLVLELGRLRERLLHYLTTTDHRDIGLLYIYFGTVAALWGGVDAMMLRTELLTPPADIWTPETYNALFTTHGLTMLIFFVVPVFFGIGNYVLPLLIGADDMAFPRLNAIGFWLLPPSLLLVRGGLFVQVAGQLLSRLAPWVDAAFFFTLREVSVGWTLYAPLSVRSTNPQLDLLLLGLHLSGIATTIGAINFIATVVYERGEGVHWGNLDIFSWNMLVTSALALFAFPLLGAALVMLLLDRNLGTAFFTADGGGPLLWQHLFWFWGHPEVYILFLPATGLLSTILPKFVGRKLFGYRFIVYSTLGLGVLSFSVWAHHMFTTGIDPRVRASFMAISIAIAVPSAIKVFNWLTTMWDGDIRLSAPFILSAGSIATFIVGGVTGVFLAVIPVDILYHGTYYVVGHFHLILVGIVPFLMMAAGYYWYPLITGRWYDRRLAQFQSVLLVFGSTVTFTTLLVVGGLGLPRRQAIYPPEFQFAQQLATVGAYVIGLAVLLWLYNMVASYWRGQPVRTTDPWELKATNQFTREWQWFEDRLVAQYDMEPAEPETTRRSYAPEAEPTSLLGGAVGSVGRTVSRNAALGVLGGLVGTLLMTGGLGTAAVIGVLDPASFGELATLVGLPASPLLGAVLFLVGGTVTWPLLFLTFQEYLPGRLLFETGLTFATIISTGFIIAFYTGQSGLELLGYVGFVLVAHWAYGLGLTVTFQYLRRRDAEGVDG; this is translated from the coding sequence ATGAACCGGGCGTTCGTCGAGGTCGGCGCGCTTGCGGTGCTCGGGCTGGCGGTGCTGACGCTCTGGGTCCGCTCGCGCCGCGGGACCATCGAGAGCGACGGCGGCTACCCCACCCGCGAGGGGCTGGTGCTGGAACTCGGACGGCTCCGCGAGCGCCTCCTCCACTACCTCACGACGACCGACCACCGCGACATCGGCCTGCTGTACATCTACTTCGGCACCGTCGCGGCGCTGTGGGGCGGCGTCGACGCGATGATGCTCCGCACGGAGCTGCTCACGCCGCCCGCGGACATCTGGACGCCGGAGACGTACAACGCGCTGTTCACGACCCACGGGCTGACGATGCTCATCTTCTTCGTCGTCCCCGTCTTCTTCGGCATCGGTAACTACGTCCTGCCGCTGCTCATCGGCGCCGACGACATGGCGTTCCCGCGGCTGAACGCCATCGGCTTCTGGCTGCTGCCACCGTCGCTGCTGCTCGTGCGCGGTGGGCTGTTCGTCCAGGTCGCCGGCCAGCTCCTGAGCCGGCTCGCGCCCTGGGTCGACGCGGCCTTCTTCTTCACCCTCCGGGAGGTGAGCGTCGGCTGGACGCTGTACGCGCCCCTCTCCGTGCGAAGCACGAACCCGCAACTCGACCTGCTCCTGCTGGGGCTGCATCTCAGCGGCATCGCCACGACCATCGGCGCCATCAACTTCATCGCGACCGTCGTCTACGAGCGCGGTGAGGGGGTCCACTGGGGCAACCTGGATATCTTCTCGTGGAATATGCTCGTCACCAGCGCGCTCGCGCTGTTCGCCTTCCCGCTGCTGGGCGCGGCGCTCGTGATGCTCCTGCTGGACCGGAACCTCGGGACGGCCTTCTTCACGGCTGACGGCGGCGGGCCGCTGCTGTGGCAGCACCTGTTCTGGTTCTGGGGCCACCCGGAGGTGTACATCCTGTTCCTCCCCGCGACGGGGCTGCTGAGCACCATCCTCCCGAAGTTCGTCGGGCGGAAGCTGTTCGGCTACCGCTTCATCGTCTACTCCACGCTCGGGCTCGGGGTGCTGTCGTTCTCCGTCTGGGCCCACCATATGTTCACGACGGGCATCGACCCGCGGGTCCGCGCGAGCTTCATGGCCATCTCCATCGCCATCGCCGTCCCGAGCGCAATCAAGGTGTTCAACTGGCTCACGACGATGTGGGACGGCGACATCCGGCTCTCGGCGCCCTTTATCCTCTCGGCGGGCTCCATCGCGACGTTCATCGTCGGCGGCGTCACCGGTGTCTTCCTCGCCGTCATCCCCGTCGACATCCTGTATCACGGCACCTACTACGTCGTCGGCCACTTCCACCTCATCCTCGTCGGCATCGTCCCGTTCCTGATGATGGCGGCGGGCTACTACTGGTACCCGCTCATCACGGGCCGGTGGTACGATCGCCGGCTGGCGCAGTTCCAGTCGGTCCTCCTCGTCTTCGGCTCGACGGTGACGTTCACGACGCTGCTCGTCGTCGGCGGGCTCGGGCTCCCGCGCCGGCAGGCCATCTACCCGCCGGAGTTCCAGTTCGCCCAGCAGCTCGCCACCGTCGGCGCGTACGTCATCGGCCTCGCGGTCCTGCTGTGGCTCTACAACATGGTCGCGTCCTACTGGCGGGGCCAGCCCGTCCGGACGACGGACCCGTGGGAGCTGAAGGCGACGAACCAGTTCACCCGCGAGTGGCAGTGGTTCGAGGACCGGCTGGTCGCCCAGTACGACATGGAGCCGGCCGAGCCCGAGACGACGCGGCGCTCCTACGCCCCGGAGGCCGAGCCCACGTCGCTGCTGGGTGGCGCGGTCGGCAGCGTCGGCCGGACGGTCTCGCGCAACGCCGCGCTCGGGGTCCTCGGCGGGCTGGTCGGGACCCTCCTGATGACGGGCGGCCTCGGGACCGCGGCCGTCATCGGGGTGCTGGACCCGGCGTCGTTCGGCGAGCTGGCGACGCTCGTCGGGCTCCCGGCGAGCCCGCTGCTGGGCGCGGTCCTCTTCCTCGTCGGCGGCACCGTCACGTGGCCGCTGCTGTTCCTCACGTTCCAGGAGTACCTCCCCGGCCGGCTGCTGTTCGAGACCGGGCTGACCTTCGCGACCATCATCTCGACCGGGTTCATCATCGCCTTCTACACCGGGCAGTCGGGGCTCGAACTGCTCGGGTACGTCGGCTTCGTGCTGGTCGCGCACTGGGCCTACGGCCTCGGGCTGACCGTCACCTTCCAGTACCTCCGCCGGCGGGACGCCGAGGGGGTGGACGGATGA
- a CDS encoding SDR family NAD(P)-dependent oxidoreductase, producing the protein MPTALITGATSGIGRDAAVRLGDDGWRVLVHGRDAEAGAETVAQVEEAGGEASFHAADFADLDAVRAFADEVRDEVDELDVLCNNAGLAINEFRESEQGFELHFAVNHLAGYLLTHEIVDLLADDGRVVNTASVAHRNGDIDFEEIREHGRTGVPGITGAKELAPLRKLGQATGVTEATGLNGFAFYSNSKLCNVLFTKELARRLDDGQQCNCFHPGIIPGSGVGRDLAFPGNLLWESLDLVPGVSDTVEDGGEAMAKLAADPNVTVTGAYFNKRRKARASPTARNEDLATRLWALSADLVDVDSNWP; encoded by the coding sequence ATGCCGACGGCACTCATCACGGGCGCCACGAGCGGAATCGGCCGGGACGCGGCGGTCCGGCTCGGTGATGACGGCTGGCGCGTGCTGGTCCACGGCCGCGATGCCGAGGCCGGCGCCGAGACGGTCGCACAGGTCGAGGAGGCGGGTGGGGAGGCCTCCTTCCACGCCGCCGACTTCGCCGACCTCGACGCCGTCCGGGCGTTCGCCGACGAGGTCCGCGACGAGGTCGACGAACTGGACGTCCTCTGCAACAACGCCGGCCTCGCGATCAACGAGTTCCGGGAGAGCGAGCAGGGCTTCGAGCTACACTTCGCCGTCAACCATCTGGCGGGCTACCTCCTCACCCACGAGATCGTCGACCTGCTGGCCGACGACGGGCGGGTCGTCAACACGGCGTCGGTCGCCCACCGCAACGGCGACATCGACTTCGAGGAGATCCGCGAGCACGGGCGGACCGGCGTGCCGGGCATCACGGGGGCGAAGGAACTCGCCCCGCTCCGCAAACTGGGGCAGGCCACCGGCGTCACCGAGGCCACCGGCCTGAACGGCTTCGCCTTCTACTCCAACTCCAAGCTCTGCAACGTCCTGTTCACGAAGGAACTCGCGCGCCGGCTCGACGACGGCCAGCAGTGCAACTGCTTCCACCCCGGCATCATCCCCGGCAGCGGCGTCGGCCGGGACCTCGCGTTCCCGGGCAACCTGCTGTGGGAGAGCCTGGACCTCGTCCCCGGCGTGAGCGACACCGTCGAGGACGGCGGGGAGGCGATGGCGAAGCTCGCCGCGGACCCGAACGTGACCGTCACGGGCGCGTACTTCAACAAGCGGCGGAAGGCCCGCGCCTCGCCGACGGCCCGGAACGAGGACCTCGCCACGCGCCTGTGGGCGCTGTCGGCCGACCTCGTCGACGTGGACTCGAACTGGCCCTGA